Proteins from one Triplophysa dalaica isolate WHDGS20190420 chromosome 6, ASM1584641v1, whole genome shotgun sequence genomic window:
- the LOC130425017 gene encoding odorant receptor 131-2-like, translating to MKHEIFTGNPRYILFIHMVLNDIIQLTIAGLLHILSYIVFTLNVSFCCVLLMTAIFTTLNTPLNLATMAIERYIAICNPLRHTQICTVPKTYTLIGVIWVLSAIQVLPDLFILLATQPISFFHSNIFCFRDYLFSSPFMIEKRTVVYIGYLSFVWIIIVFTYVKIMNVARAVNSDARKARSTIILHGIQLLMCMLTFIGPFMDRLLLYVFPMFVLEMRFASYLVIQIMPRFISPIVYGLRDQTFCNYMKRYLLCTAFKTRRRITTLRTDKDLEKVPGK from the coding sequence ATGAAGCACGAGATCTTCACCGGAAACCCTCGCTACATCCTCTTCATCCACATGGTGCTGAACGACATTATTCAACTCACCATCGCCGGTCTTCTGCACATCTTAAGCTACATCGTGTTTACTCTGAACGTCTCCTTCTGCTGTGTTCTACTGATGACCGCCATATTCACAACACTTAACACGCCGCTGAACCTCGCTACCATGGCGATAGAGCGCTACATCGCTATTTGCAACCCCCTGCGGCACACCCAAATTTGTACTGTACCTAAAACGTACACCCTAATTGGGGTGATCTGGGTTTTGAGTGCCATCCAGGTTCTGCCGGACCTGTTCATACTTTTAGCCACACAGCCGATATCGTTTTTCCACAGCAACATCTTTTGCTTTAGAGATTATCTGTTTAGTAGCCCATTCATGATCGAAAAGAGAACTGTGGTGTATATTGGTTACCTGTCCTTTGTGTGGATCATCATCGTCTTTACTTATGTGAAGATCATGAATGTGGCGAGGGCCGTAAACTCGGACGCACGTAAAGCTCGGAGCACCATCATCCTACACGGGATTCAGCTCCTGATGTGCATGCTGACATTCATAGGGCCCTTTATGGACAGGTTGCTTCTGTATGTCTTCCCCATGTTTGTACTGGAGATGAGATTCGCGAGTTATTTAGTGATCCAGATCATGCCCAGGTTTATCAGTCCTATTGTGTATGGATTGAGAGATCAAACGTTTTGTAACTACATGAAAAGATATTTGCTGTGCACAGCGTTCAAAACGAGGAGGAGAATTACAACTTTACGGACTGACAAAGATTTAGAGAAAGTTCCCGGTAAATAG
- the matn4 gene encoding matrilin-4 → MTRALVYVGLLIAIMAAADARPQSAEPKCKSGPVDLVFIIDGSRSVRPHEFETMRKFMIDIINELDIGLETTRVGVVQYSSQVQSVFSLKSFSKPAQMVKSINEIIPLAQGTMTGLAIRYAMNVAFSPEQGARRNVPHVAVIVTDGRPQDRVAEVAGAARESGIEIYAIGVARADMTSLRAMASPPFEDHVFHVESFDLIHQFGLQFQDKLCGMDLCLESDHGCNHICESSPGSYQCLCLPGYTLNEDGKTCTPIDLCAEQKHDCQQICIASPGSFTCDCHTGYTLNDDKKTCKMIDYCSFGNDTCEQQCVSVLNGVNCKCNEGYTLNDDLKTCTMIDYCSFGNDSCEHECVSILQSFYCLCRDGYTLNEDETSCTMIDYCSFGNDSCEHQCVSVLNGFNCQCKEGYSLNDDLKTCKMIDYCSFGNDSCEHQCVSVLSGFYCQCNEGYSLNEDMKTCTMIDYCSFGNDSCEHQCVSVLNGFNCQCNEGYSLNDDLKTCTMIDYCSFGNDSCEHQCVSVLSGFYCQCNEGYALNDDKKTCTMIDYCSFGNDSCEHQCVSVLKGFHCQCNEGYSLNDDKKTCTMIDYCSFGNDSCEHQCVSVLNGFYCQCNEGYTLNDDKKTCTMIDYCSFGNHSCDHKCVGVLNGFYCICNEGYTLQKNGKTCQSDNLCNTVEHGCEYQCVSTPGQYHCICPEGHVLQDDGKTCGTCRSSNIDLVLLIDGSKSVRPNNFELVKQFVNQVVDQLDVSPKGTRVGLVQYSSRVRTEFPLSMYQTKEEIKKAVMNVEYMEKGTMTGLSLKHMVENSFSETEGARPANKNIPRVGLVFTDGRSQDDITEWAKKAKEAGITMYAVGVGKAIEDELRVIASDPVEKHFFYSADFTAISQIAENLKFNVCAAESQGEIEVKDPCACETLVEFQQATMSTLDQLNQKMSAMTKRLEVLENQLLTKK, encoded by the exons ATGACACGAGCGTTGGTGTATGTTGGTTTGCTGATAGCCATAATGGCTGCTGCGGATGCAAGGCCTCAATCAG CTGAACCCAAATGTAAATCCGGCCCGGTCGACCTTGTGTTCATCATCGATGGCTCTCGCAGCGTCCGTCCCCACGAGTTCGAGACCATGCGCAAGTTCATGATAGACATCATCAATGAACTGGACATCGGCCTGGAAACTACAAGAGTCGGCGTAGTCCAATACTCCAGCCAAGTCCAGAGCGTGTTTTCCCTCAAATCCTTCAGCAAGCCAGCGCAGATGGTCAAATCCATCAACGAGATCATTCCATTGGCCCAGGGCACCATGACCGGCCTGGCCATCCGTTACGCCATGAATGTGGCGTTCTCCCCTGAACAAGGCGCCCGTCGTAACGTTCCCCATGTAGCGGTCATTGTGACGGACGGTCGCCCTCAGGACCGTGTGGCTGAGGTGGCTGGCGCCGCGAGAGAGTCCGGCATCGAGATTTACGCCATCGGTGTCGCCAGGGCTGATATGACATCACTCAGAGCGATGGCCTCTCCGCCGTTTGAGGATCACGTGTTCCATGTGGAGAGCTTTGACTTGATTCATCAGTTTGGGCTGCAGTTCCAAGACAAGCTTTGTG GGATGGACTTGTGTCTCGAGTCGGATCATGGCTGTAACCACATCTGCGAAAGCTCTCCTGGTTCCTATCAGTGTCTCTGTCTTCCTGGATACACGCTGAACGAGGACGGCAAGACCTGCACAC CCATCGATCTATGTGCAGAACAGAAACACGACTGCCAACAGATCTGCATCGCTTCACCTGGATCCTTCACGTGCGACTGCCACACGGGATACACGCTCAACGATGACAAAAAGACCTGCAAAA TGATCGATTACTGCTCATTTGGGAATGACACCTGTGAACAGCAGTGTGTCAGTGTACTCAATGGCGTTAACTGCAAATGTAATGAAGGATACACACTCAATGATGACCTAAAGACGTGCACAA TGATCGACTACTGCTCATTTGGGAACGACAGCTGCGAACACGAGTGTGTCAGCATACTTCAAAGCTTTTACTGTCTCTGTCGTGATGGATACACGCTCAATGAGGATGAAACATCATGCACAA TGATCGATTACTGCTCATTTGGGAACGACAGCTGTGAGCATCAGTGTGTCAGTGTACTCAATGGCTTTAACTGCCAGTGTAAGGAAGGATACTCGCTCAACGATGACCTGAAGACCTGCAAAA TGATCGATTACTGCTCATTTGGGAATGACAGCTGTGAGCATCAGTGTGTCAGTGTGCTCAGTGGCTTTTATTGCCAATGTAATGAAGGATACTCGCTCAACGAAGACATGAAGACCTGCACAA tgaTCGATTACTGCTCATTTGGGAATGACAGCTGTGAGCATCAGTGTGTCAGTGTGCTCAATGGCTTTAACTGCCAGTGTAATGAAGGATACTCGCTCAACGATGACCTGAAGACCTGCACAA TGATCGATTACTGCTCATTTGGGAATGACAGCTGTGAGCATCAGTGTGTCAGTGTGCTCAGTGGCTTTTATTGCCAATGTAATGAAGGATATGCGCTCAATGATGACAAGAAGACCTGCACAA TGATCGATTACTGCTCATTTGGGAATGACAGCTGTGAGCATCAGTGTGTCAGTGTGCTCAAAGGTTTTCATTGCCAGTGTAATGAAGGATACTCGCTCAATGACGACAAGAAGACCTGCACAA TGATCGATTACTGCTCATTTGGGAACGACAGCTGTGAGCATCAGTGTGTCAGTGTACTCAATGGCTTTTACTGTCAATGTAATGAAGGATACACACTCAACGATGACAAGAAGACCTGCACAA TGATCGACTACTGCTCCTTTGGCAATCACAGTTGTGATCATAAGTGTGTTGGTGTGCTCAATGGCTTCTACTGTATCTGCAATGAAGGATACACTCTACAGAAGAATGGAAAGACCTGCCAAT CGGATAACTTGTGCAACACGGTTGAACACGGTTGCGAGTATCAGTGTGTGAGCACTCCCGGACAATACCACTGCATCTGTCCCGAGGGTCATGTGCTTCAGGACGATGGCAAGACCTGCGGAA CCTGCCGATCTTCCAACATCGACCTGGTCCTCCTCATCGATGGCTCCAAAAGCGTACGGCCAAATAATTTCGAGCTCGTCAAGCAGTTCGTGAACCAGGTGGTAGATCAGCTGGACGTGTCTCCCAAAGGCACACGCGTGGGGCTCGTCCAGTATTCAAGCCGGGTGCGGACGGAGTTCCCGCTCAGCATGTACCAGACGAAGGAAGAAATCAAGAAGGCCGTGATGAACGTGGAGTACATGGAGAAGGGAACCATGACAGgcctctctctcaaacacatgGTGGAAAACAGCTTCTCTGAGACAGAGGGAGCCCGTCCCGCCAACAAGAACATCCCTAGGGTCGGTCTGGTCTTTACTGACGGCCGCTCGCAGGATGACATCACAGAGTGGGCCAAGAAGGCGAAGGAAGCAG GAATCACCATGTATGCCGTTGGTGTTGGCAAAGCCATAGAGGATGAACTGCGAGTCATTGCTTCAGATCCTGTTGAAAAACACTTCTTCTACTCAGCCGACTTCACTGCCATTAGCCAGATCGCAGAAAATCTCAAATTCAATGTCTGCGCAG CTGAGAGTCAGGGGGAGATCGAAGTGAAAGACCCCTGCGCTTGTGAAACTCTTGTAGAGTTTCAACAGGCAACCATGTCAACTTTGGACCAACTCAATCAGAAAA TGTCAGCTATGACCAAACGATTGGAGGTTCTGGAGAACCAGTTgctcacaaaaaaatga
- the rbpjl gene encoding recombining binding protein suppressor of hairless-like protein, whose protein sequence is MQERREEDTGFPTVDSTNSHLCTSDSFTLLRTDTRSQGWGREEQNFPLLPRVTRESVRQYLQFRPDQSVIILHAKVAQKSYGNEKRFFCPPPCVYLSGHGWKVRHEQLRASGLVESSCRLFGYMGLDSSADPQTDSFKLSFEEQEDKRMFACAKTLYISDTDKRKHFRLLLHLFHNGGQEIGSFHSRLIKIISKPSQKRQSMKNADLCIISGSKVSLFNRLRSQTVSTRYLAVEDGAFVASARQWTAFTITLVNERQSDRNEYTGCESYICYGSVVQLVCTNTGVALPPMIIRKVNKQHACLDVDEHVSQLHKCTFQFRDGSHMYLCLSNEKIIQFQASPCPKERNKVLLNDGSCWTIIGTEVVEYTFSESLTSHPTTISPLPIINGLELNGGGHVAMLELHGENFSPHLKVWFGNMEAETMFRSSRSLLCVVPDVSVLSGEWRWMRQPITVPLSLIRLDGLIYRSSFSFTYTPEHSAPSQPTGTTEKTTDSDSLIDTIHQEFTRMNFHLFMQS, encoded by the exons ATGCAGGAGCGAAGAGAAGAAGATACGG GGTTCCCCACTGTGGACTCCACAAACTCTCACCTGTGCACGTCAGACTCCTTCACTCTCCTGAGAACAGACACGCGCTCACAGGGATGGGGCAG GGAAGAGCAAAATTTTCCCTTGTTGCCAAGGGTAACCAGAGAGTCGGTAAGGCAATACCTTCAATTCAGACCTGACCAATCGGTGATCATCCTACATGCCAAAGTTGCTCAGAAGTCATACGGCAATGAGAAAAG GTTTTTCTGCCCCCCTCCTTGTGTGTATCTTAGTGGGCACGGATGGAAAGTCAGACATGAGCAGCTTAGAG CATCAGGTCTGGTTGAGTCCAGCTGTCGTCTGTTCGGGTACATGGGTCTGGACAGCTCCGCCGATCCTCAGACAGACAGCTTCAAGCTGAGCTTTGAAGAGCAggaagacaagagg atgtTTGCCTGCGCTAAAACCCTGTACATCTCCGACACGGACAAACGAAAGCACTTTCGGCTTCTGCTTCACTTGTTTCACAACGGAGGGCAAGAAATTGGTTCATTCCACAGCAGACTCATTAAAATCATCTCCAAACCGTCACAGAAGAGGCAATCCATGAAAAACGCTGACC tgtgtatTATATCGGGCTCAAAAGTGTCACTGTTTAATCGTCTGCGATCACAGACAGTCAGCACGAGATACCTGGCGGTGGAAGACGGGGCTTTTGTTGCCAGCGCGAGACAATGGACTGCCTTCACTATTACTCTGG TGAATGAGCGGCAGTCTGATCGGAATGAATATACAGGATGCGAAAGCTACATCTGTTACGGCAGCGTGGTTCAGCTGGTGTGCACCAACACGGGCGTCGCTCTGCCACCTATG ATAATACGCAAGGTGAACAAGCAGCATGCGTGTCTAGACGTGGATGAACATGTGTCTCAGCTTCATAAATGTACGTTTCAGTTCAGAGACGGCAGTCACATGTACCTCTGCCTGTCCaatgaaaaaattatacagtTCCAG GCCTCTCCATGCCCGAAAGAGAGGAACAAGGTGTTATTGAATGATGGCTCATGTTGGACCATCATTGGAACAGAGGTTGTGGAATATACCTTCAGTGAGAGTTTGACCAGTCATCCGACCACCATCAGCCCATTACCCATCATCAATGGACTTGAG TTAAATGGTGGAGGTCATGTGGCCATGTTGGAGCTTCATGGCGAAAACTTCAGTCCTCATTTAAAGGTCTGGTTTGGAAACATGGAGGCAGAGACCATGTTCAG GTCATCGAGGTCTCTGCTGTGCGTCGTTCCTGACGTGTCCGTTTTGAGCGGTGAATGGAGATGGATGCGACAACCCATCACGGTGCCCCTGTCTCTGATTCGACTGGACGGCCTGATCTACAGGAGCTCTTTCTCCTTCACGTACACACCTGAACACAGCGCGCCGTCTCAACCAACCGGTACGACTGAAAAGACCACAGACTCGGACTCCCTCATAGATACCATACACCAGGAATTCACACGGATGAACTTTCACCTATTTATGCAGAGCTGA